The Henckelia pumila isolate YLH828 chromosome 2, ASM3356847v2, whole genome shotgun sequence genome includes a window with the following:
- the LOC140877182 gene encoding pentatricopeptide repeat-containing protein At3g12770-like, with translation MRLPTVAKFASNNISYSKLLSQFSLTKSINEGLKIHAHLIKVGLSNDSKHRNHLINFYSKCKAFSQACKLIEENHEQDVVSWSSLISGYAKNGLNEEALLDFRKMHILGIRCNEFTFPSILKACAGSKNFVLGKQVHGIIVQTGFESDVFVANTLVFMYAKCENFVDSMRLFEGIPERNVVSFNALLSCYTQSDSFWEALALFQEMVASEVRPDEFSLSTILNATTGLGDICQGKKIHGYLIKLGYEDDPFSLNALVDMYAKAGDLGDAVTVFDNIIKPDIISWNAVIAGCVLNECHERALELLDQMKRSGAYPNMFTLSSAFKACAALGLEELGKQFHCNLIKMYMMNDSFVSVGLIDMYCKCRLMKDAVAVYRLMPHKDLVAMNAMISGYSQNGEYGEALNLFKEMYKQTMGFDQATILVVLNAIADLQYVEACEQIHALVVKSGYQADSFIVNSIVDSYGKSSQVHDAARVFEECPNLDLPSYTSMITTYSQYGQGEEALKLYLMLLNMDLKPDSFVCSSLLNACANLSAYEQGKQIHVHVLKLGFISDVFAGNSLVNMYAKCGSIEDAGCAFSEVPERGVVSWSAMIGGLAQHGYGKEALQLFNDMLKDGVAPNHVTLVSVLCACNHAGLVNEAGWHFETMKMNFGIEPTQEHYACMIDVLGRAGKLDKAVNLVDNMPFEANATIWGGLLGAAKIHKNVELGQRAAEMLYTLDPEKSGTHVILANIYASAGLWENVSKVRRLMKNSKVKKEPGMSWMEIKDNIYTFIVGDRSHSRNREIYAKLEELGQLMAKAGYVPLVEIDLHDVEKKEKEVLLSHHSEKLAVAFGLISTPDGAPIRVKKNLRICLDCHTAFKFICKIASREIIIRDVIRFHHFRDGSCSCGDYW, from the coding sequence ATGCGTCTTCCCACAGTAGCAAAATTTGCCTCAAACAACATTTCCTACTCAAAGCTTTTATCTCAATTTTCTCTGACCAAGTCAATAAATGAAGGCCTCAAAATTCATGCCCACCTAATAAAGGTTGGGTTATCCAATGACTCAAAGCACCGGAACCATTTGATTAATTTTTACTCCAAGTGTAAGGCTTTTAGCCAGGCATGCAAGCTGATCGAAGAAAATCATGAACAAGACGTGGTATCCTGGTCCTCTTTGATATCTGGGTATGCCAAGAATGGCCTTAATGAAGAAGCCCTTCTGGATTTTCGCAAAATGCATATACTGGGAATTAGATGTAATGAATTTACTTTCCCCAGTATACTGAAGGCATGTGCAGGTTCAAAAAATTTTGTGCTTGGGAAGCAGGTTCACGGGATTATTGTACAGACTGGGTTTGAATCAGATGTATTTGTTGCAAATACCTTGGTGTTTATGTATGCTAAATGTGAAAATTTTGTTGATTCCATGAGATTGTTTGAGGGTATTCCAGAAAGAAATGTTGTTTCTTTTAATGCCTTGTTATCATGTTACACGCAAAGTGATTCTTTTTGGGAAGCACTTGCGTTGTTTCAAGAAATGGTTGCTAGTGAAGTTAGGCCTGATGAGTTTAGTTTGTCAACTATATTAAATGCTACGACTGGGCTAGGAGATATTTGCCAGGGAAAGAAGATCCACGGTTATCTCATTAAGCTCGGATATGAGGATGATCCATTCTCATTGAACGCACTAGTTGACATGTATGCAAAAGCTGGGGATCTGGGAGATGCAGTTACGGTTTTTGATAATATAATAAAACCTGATATTATTTCATGGAATGCTGTCATCGCTGGATGTGTGCTTAATGAATGTCATGAAAGGGCTTTAGAATTGTTAGATCAGATGAAGAGATCGGGTGCTTACCCCAATATGTTCACCTTATCAAGTGCTTTTAAAGCTTGTGCAGCATTGGGTTTAGAAGAATTGGGTAAGCAGTTTCACTGTAACTTGATTAAGATGTATATGATGAACGATAGCTTTGTGAGTGTTGGCCTCATTGACATGTATTGCAAGTGTCGGTTGATGAAGGATGCGGTAGCAGTTTATCGATTGATGCCGCACAAAGACTTGGTCGCAATGAATGCGATGATTTCTGGATACTCACAGAATGGGGAATATGGAGAAGCTCTAAATCTATTCAAGGAGATGTACAAGCAGACAATGGGATTTGACCAGGCAACCATACTAGTGGTTCTTAATGCAATTGCAGATTTGCAGTATGTCGAGGCCTGTGAACAAATTCATGCACTTGTAGTAAAATCGGGCTACCAAGCTGATAGTTTCATTGTAAACAGTATTGTTGATTCGTATGGAAAAAGTAGCCAGGTGCATGATGCGGCTAGAGTATTTGAAGAGTGCCCAAATCTTGATTTGCCGTCTTATACATCAATGATAACTACTTATTCTCAGTATGGACAGGGCGAAGAAGCTTTGAAGCTTTATTTAATGCTACTAAACATGGATCTTAAGCCAGATTCTTTTGTTTGCAGTTCGCTTCTTAATGCCTGTGCAAATTTATCTGCTTATGAACAAGGGAAACAAATCCATGTTCATGTGCTGAAATTAGGGTTCATATCAGATGTTTTTGCTGGAAATTCACTTGTCAACATGTATGCTAAATGCGGAAGTATAGAGGATGCTGGTTGTGCTTTCTCTGAGGTTCCTGAGAGAGGTGTTGTCTCATGGTCTGCAATGATTGGGGGACTTGCACAACATGGGTATGGTAAAGAGGCCCTCCAATTATTCAATGACATGTTGAAAGATGGCGTTGCTCCCAACCACGTCACGTTAGTTAGTGTCCTTTGCGCTTGTAATCATGCTGGGCTTGTTAATGAAGCTGGGTGGCATTTTGAGACCATGAAAATGAACTTTGGCATAGAACCAACACAAGAGCACTATGCTTGCATGATTGATGTTCTTGGCCGGGCTGGAAAATTGGACAAGGCAGTGAATCTCGTGGATAATATGCCATTTGAAGCTAATGCCACCATTTGGGGGGGTCTTCTTGGTGCTGCGAAAATTCACAAGAATGTAGAGCTAGGACAACGTGCTGCCGAGATGCTTTATACTCTTGATCCAGAAAAATCTGGTACCCATGTTATTCTTGCAAATATATATGCCTCTGCAGGATTATGGGAAAATGTTTCAAAGGTGAGAAGACTAATGAAAAACAGCAAAGTGAAGAAGGAACCAGGGATGAGTTGGATGGAGATAAAAGACAATATCTACACATTTATAGTTGGAGATAGAAGCCATTCTAGAAACAGAGAGATATACGCAAAACTTGAGGAGCTGGGACAACTAATGGCCAAAGCTGGTTATGTTCCTTTGGTAGAGATTGATCTCCATGATgtcgaaaagaaagaaaaggaagTTCTTCTCTCACATCATAGTGAAAAGCTTGCAGTTGCTTTTGGGCTGATTTCCACCCCGGATGGAGCACCCATCAGGGTCAAGAAAAACCTTCGAATCTGTTTGGACTGCCACACAGCATTCAAATTCATCTGTAAAATTGCTTCAAGGGAAATTATTATCAGAGATGTTATCCGGTTCCACCATTTTAGAGATGGATCTTGCTCCTGTGGGGATTACTGGTAA
- the LOC140877184 gene encoding TORTIFOLIA1-like protein 4 isoform X1, translated as MSDSKSKQVQLRDLKHRVLSALHKLADRDTHSAAALELESIAKTLSDESLPSFVSSISATDSADKSLVRRQCLRLVSILSEHHGDSLSPYLSKLLSSIVRRLRDPDSAVRSACVAATLSISANLSNPSFTSVTKPFIESLFVEQDLNAQNGAALCLAAAVEGSRNIDIVSLRKLLPRLEKLAKCDSFKAKAALVTLIGGIVKVEGVVSNCGSNAIKNLVTCLMEFLSSDDWAARKAAAEALMKVTRVGKNTLSEEKASCLKTFEAKRFDKVKAVREAMNQMIEAWKEIPDLCGVVSPPPESGSSFKEKGSTEHYPPDSKTNVSSITRAKSRSPLQFPVGRTSFSDHSPARKSSCKSTESRDVPALFRKLDLKKLSNSKLESSPPTGFSGTVISKDTLDKDEKGLEMVDDVVRFAKSEMNCARIDHMYDKQHCVSKSGGEVVPCGDASVLVSNEAQDIFRNRREREELSLIRKKLVQIETQQSHLLDLLQRLMGSSPNFMHSLEARIHGLELALDEFSFDIAASTKRLPRNSAAGTMLCKLPGTEFFSSKLWRKTGCLSTSVLPTSPEGFMKSSRDRLRDGRGLIMNPLAEVAMASQCNLEVPSYGVVNNVAI; from the exons ATGTCGGATTCTAAGTCCAAGCAAGTTCAGTTACGGGACCTCAAGCACCGCGTGCTCTCCGCGCTGCACAAACTCGCCGACCGGGACACGCATTCCGCCGCCGCTTTGGAGCTGGAGTCCATCGCCAAAACCCTTTCCGATGAATCTCTTCCGTCTTTCGTCTCCTCCATCTCCGCCACGGACTCCGCGGACAAGTCCCTCGTTCGCCGCCAGTGCCTTCGTCTGGTTTCCATTCTTTCCGAGCACCACGGTGACTCCCTCTCCCCATACCTCTCCAAACTCCTCTCCTCCATCGTTCGACGTCTACGCGACCCCGACTCCGCCGTCCGATCCGCCTGCGTCGCCGCCACTCTCTCCATCTCCGCCAACCTCTCCAACCCATCATTTACTTCGGTCACCAAGCCTTTCATCGAATCCCTCTTCGTTGAACAGGATTTGAATGCCCAAAACGGCGCGGCATTATGCTTGGCTGCTGCAGTGGAGGGATCTAGAAACATAGACATAGTGAGCTTGAGAAAATTGTTGCCCAGGCTTGAGAAATTGGCGAAATGCGATAGTTTTAAGGCAAAAGCCGCCTTGGTAACGTTGATTGGTGGCATCGTGAAGGTGGAGGGAGTGGTCAGCAATTGTGGGAGCAATGCGATCAAGAATTTAGTTACATGTCTGATGGAGTTTCTGAGCAGTGACGATTGGGCCGCGAGAAAGGCGGCCGCCGAGGCGTTGATGAAGGTGACGAGGGTAGGAAAGAACACATTGTCCGAGGAAAAGGCTTCATGCTTGAAGACTTTTGAGGCCAAGAGATTTGACAAG GTGAAGGCGGTGAGGGAGGCGATGAATCAGATGATCGAGGCTTGGAAGGAGATACCGGATCTGTGTGGTGTGGTTTCGCCACCACCCGAATCAGGGTCATCGTTCAAAG AAAAGGGTAGTACCGAACATTATCCGCCTGACTCCAAAACCAATGTGAGCTCCATCACTCGAGCAAAATCACGGAGCCCTCTTCAGTTTCCGGTCGGTAGGACCAGTTTTTCCGATCATTCCCCTGCCCGGAAGAGTTCTTGCAAAAGTACTGAAAGCAGAGACGTACCAGCATTGTTCCGGAAGCTGGATCTCAAAAAACTCTCAAATTCGAAGCTCGAAAGTTCCCCTCCAACAGGTTTTTCTGGCACTGTGATTTCAAAAGACACCTTGGATAAAGATGAAAAGGGTTTGGAGATGGTAGATGATGTAGTACGTTTTGCAAAGTCGGAAATGAATTGTGCTCGCATTGATCACATGTATGATAAGCAGCACTGTGTCTCTAAAAGTGGTGGTGAAGTAGTTCCATGTGGTGATGCTAGTGTTTTGGTGAGTAACGAAGCACAAGATATCTTTCGAAACAGGAGAGAACGTGAGGAGCTATCTCTAATAAGGAAGAAACTTGTTCAGATTGAAACTCAGCAATCCCATTTGCTGGATCTTCTCCAG AGATTAATGGGGAGTTCGCCGAATTTCATGCATTCTCTGGAGGCACGCATCCATGGTCTAGAACTGGCACTGGATGAATTTTCATTTGATATAGCTGCCTCAACAAAAAGATTGCCGCGAAATAGTGCTGCTGGAACCATGCTTTGCAAGTTACCTGGTACAGAATTCTTCAGCTCAAAACTATGGAGAAAAACAGGTTGTCTTTCAACTTCCGTATTGCCTACGTCCCCCGAAGGGTTTATGAAAAGCTCGAGGGATCGACTCCGCGACGGACGCGGGCTCATTATGAACCCTTTGGCCGAAGTCGCTATGGCCTCGCAGTGTAATTTAGAAGTTCCCTCCTATGGAGTTGTAAATAATGTTGCCATTTGA
- the LOC140877184 gene encoding TORTIFOLIA1-like protein 3 isoform X2, protein MSDSKSKQVQLRDLKHRVLSALHKLADRDTHSAAALELESIAKTLSDESLPSFVSSISATDSADKSLVRRQCLRLVSILSEHHGDSLSPYLSKLLSSIVRRLRDPDSAVRSACVAATLSISANLSNPSFTSVTKPFIESLFVEQDLNAQNGAALCLAAAVEGSRNIDIVSLRKLLPRLEKLAKCDSFKAKAALVTLIGGIVKVEGVVSNCGSNAIKNLVTCLMEFLSSDDWAARKAAAEALMKVTRVGKNTLSEEKASCLKTFEAKRFDKVKAVREAMNQMIEAWKEIPDLCGVVSPPPESGSSFKEKGSTEHYPPDSKTNVSSITRAKSRSPLQFPVGRTSFSDHSPARKSSCKSTESRDVPALFRKLDLKKLSNSKLESSPPTGFSGTVISKDTLDKDEKGLEMVDDVVRFAKSEMNCARIDHMYDKQHCVSKSGGEVVPCGDASVLVSNEAQDIFRNRREREELSLIRKKLVQIETQQSHLLDLLQVERNFLFLEINGEFAEFHAFSGGTHPWSRTGTG, encoded by the exons ATGTCGGATTCTAAGTCCAAGCAAGTTCAGTTACGGGACCTCAAGCACCGCGTGCTCTCCGCGCTGCACAAACTCGCCGACCGGGACACGCATTCCGCCGCCGCTTTGGAGCTGGAGTCCATCGCCAAAACCCTTTCCGATGAATCTCTTCCGTCTTTCGTCTCCTCCATCTCCGCCACGGACTCCGCGGACAAGTCCCTCGTTCGCCGCCAGTGCCTTCGTCTGGTTTCCATTCTTTCCGAGCACCACGGTGACTCCCTCTCCCCATACCTCTCCAAACTCCTCTCCTCCATCGTTCGACGTCTACGCGACCCCGACTCCGCCGTCCGATCCGCCTGCGTCGCCGCCACTCTCTCCATCTCCGCCAACCTCTCCAACCCATCATTTACTTCGGTCACCAAGCCTTTCATCGAATCCCTCTTCGTTGAACAGGATTTGAATGCCCAAAACGGCGCGGCATTATGCTTGGCTGCTGCAGTGGAGGGATCTAGAAACATAGACATAGTGAGCTTGAGAAAATTGTTGCCCAGGCTTGAGAAATTGGCGAAATGCGATAGTTTTAAGGCAAAAGCCGCCTTGGTAACGTTGATTGGTGGCATCGTGAAGGTGGAGGGAGTGGTCAGCAATTGTGGGAGCAATGCGATCAAGAATTTAGTTACATGTCTGATGGAGTTTCTGAGCAGTGACGATTGGGCCGCGAGAAAGGCGGCCGCCGAGGCGTTGATGAAGGTGACGAGGGTAGGAAAGAACACATTGTCCGAGGAAAAGGCTTCATGCTTGAAGACTTTTGAGGCCAAGAGATTTGACAAG GTGAAGGCGGTGAGGGAGGCGATGAATCAGATGATCGAGGCTTGGAAGGAGATACCGGATCTGTGTGGTGTGGTTTCGCCACCACCCGAATCAGGGTCATCGTTCAAAG AAAAGGGTAGTACCGAACATTATCCGCCTGACTCCAAAACCAATGTGAGCTCCATCACTCGAGCAAAATCACGGAGCCCTCTTCAGTTTCCGGTCGGTAGGACCAGTTTTTCCGATCATTCCCCTGCCCGGAAGAGTTCTTGCAAAAGTACTGAAAGCAGAGACGTACCAGCATTGTTCCGGAAGCTGGATCTCAAAAAACTCTCAAATTCGAAGCTCGAAAGTTCCCCTCCAACAGGTTTTTCTGGCACTGTGATTTCAAAAGACACCTTGGATAAAGATGAAAAGGGTTTGGAGATGGTAGATGATGTAGTACGTTTTGCAAAGTCGGAAATGAATTGTGCTCGCATTGATCACATGTATGATAAGCAGCACTGTGTCTCTAAAAGTGGTGGTGAAGTAGTTCCATGTGGTGATGCTAGTGTTTTGGTGAGTAACGAAGCACAAGATATCTTTCGAAACAGGAGAGAACGTGAGGAGCTATCTCTAATAAGGAAGAAACTTGTTCAGATTGAAACTCAGCAATCCCATTTGCTGGATCTTCTCCAG GTTGAACgcaatttcttgtttttgg AGATTAATGGGGAGTTCGCCGAATTTCATGCATTCTCTGGAGGCACGCATCCATGGTCTAGAACTGGCACTGGATGA
- the LOC140877184 gene encoding TORTIFOLIA1-like protein 3 isoform X3, translating to MSDSKSKQVQLRDLKHRVLSALHKLADRDTHSAAALELESIAKTLSDESLPSFVSSISATDSADKSLVRRQCLRLVSILSEHHGDSLSPYLSKLLSSIVRRLRDPDSAVRSACVAATLSISANLSNPSFTSVTKPFIESLFVEQDLNAQNGAALCLAAAVEGSRNIDIVSLRKLLPRLEKLAKCDSFKAKAALVTLIGGIVKVEGVVSNCGSNAIKNLVTCLMEFLSSDDWAARKAAAEALMKVTRVGKNTLSEEKASCLKTFEAKRFDKVKAVREAMNQMIEAWKEIPDLCGVVSPPPESGSSFKEKGSTEHYPPDSKTNVSSITRAKSRSPLQFPVGRTSFSDHSPARKSSCKSTESRDVPALFRKLDLKKLSNSKLESSPPTGFSGTVISKDTLDKDEKGLEMVDDVVRFAKSEMNCARIDHMYDKQHCVSKSGGEVVPCGDASVLVSNEAQDIFRNRREREELSLIRKKLVQIETQQSHLLDLLQVERNFLFLG from the exons ATGTCGGATTCTAAGTCCAAGCAAGTTCAGTTACGGGACCTCAAGCACCGCGTGCTCTCCGCGCTGCACAAACTCGCCGACCGGGACACGCATTCCGCCGCCGCTTTGGAGCTGGAGTCCATCGCCAAAACCCTTTCCGATGAATCTCTTCCGTCTTTCGTCTCCTCCATCTCCGCCACGGACTCCGCGGACAAGTCCCTCGTTCGCCGCCAGTGCCTTCGTCTGGTTTCCATTCTTTCCGAGCACCACGGTGACTCCCTCTCCCCATACCTCTCCAAACTCCTCTCCTCCATCGTTCGACGTCTACGCGACCCCGACTCCGCCGTCCGATCCGCCTGCGTCGCCGCCACTCTCTCCATCTCCGCCAACCTCTCCAACCCATCATTTACTTCGGTCACCAAGCCTTTCATCGAATCCCTCTTCGTTGAACAGGATTTGAATGCCCAAAACGGCGCGGCATTATGCTTGGCTGCTGCAGTGGAGGGATCTAGAAACATAGACATAGTGAGCTTGAGAAAATTGTTGCCCAGGCTTGAGAAATTGGCGAAATGCGATAGTTTTAAGGCAAAAGCCGCCTTGGTAACGTTGATTGGTGGCATCGTGAAGGTGGAGGGAGTGGTCAGCAATTGTGGGAGCAATGCGATCAAGAATTTAGTTACATGTCTGATGGAGTTTCTGAGCAGTGACGATTGGGCCGCGAGAAAGGCGGCCGCCGAGGCGTTGATGAAGGTGACGAGGGTAGGAAAGAACACATTGTCCGAGGAAAAGGCTTCATGCTTGAAGACTTTTGAGGCCAAGAGATTTGACAAG GTGAAGGCGGTGAGGGAGGCGATGAATCAGATGATCGAGGCTTGGAAGGAGATACCGGATCTGTGTGGTGTGGTTTCGCCACCACCCGAATCAGGGTCATCGTTCAAAG AAAAGGGTAGTACCGAACATTATCCGCCTGACTCCAAAACCAATGTGAGCTCCATCACTCGAGCAAAATCACGGAGCCCTCTTCAGTTTCCGGTCGGTAGGACCAGTTTTTCCGATCATTCCCCTGCCCGGAAGAGTTCTTGCAAAAGTACTGAAAGCAGAGACGTACCAGCATTGTTCCGGAAGCTGGATCTCAAAAAACTCTCAAATTCGAAGCTCGAAAGTTCCCCTCCAACAGGTTTTTCTGGCACTGTGATTTCAAAAGACACCTTGGATAAAGATGAAAAGGGTTTGGAGATGGTAGATGATGTAGTACGTTTTGCAAAGTCGGAAATGAATTGTGCTCGCATTGATCACATGTATGATAAGCAGCACTGTGTCTCTAAAAGTGGTGGTGAAGTAGTTCCATGTGGTGATGCTAGTGTTTTGGTGAGTAACGAAGCACAAGATATCTTTCGAAACAGGAGAGAACGTGAGGAGCTATCTCTAATAAGGAAGAAACTTGTTCAGATTGAAACTCAGCAATCCCATTTGCTGGATCTTCTCCAG GTTGAACgcaatttcttgtttttgggTTAG